Sequence from the Burkholderiales bacterium genome:
CAGGATGAGGCCGATGCCGATCACCAGGCCCAGGTAAAAGGGTGCCAGCAGCCAGCGGGCATTGAAGATGAGGGATTCCAGCAGGTTTTCGATGTGTCGCATGCAAACTCCCAGCGATGAAAATCAGTGAGTGACCCGGGTCACACCGCCGCCGGTGAGAACGCGCACGCGATCCCCGGGACGGAAGGTTTCATCGGCGGCCTGGGTAACGGCGATGAGGCGGCCATTGTCCAGCTTGACGGTGATTTCCAGCCCCTTGGTGCGGGTAACTCCCTCCTCGATGGCCCCGCCGACGACGCCGCCGGCCACCGCGCCGACAATGGCGCCCACGGTGCTGCCCTTGCCCTGGCCGAGGTTGCTGCCGGCAATGCCGCCCACCGCCGCGCCGGCGGCCGGACCCACC
This genomic interval carries:
- a CDS encoding glycine zipper 2TM domain-containing protein, whose amino-acid sequence is MKSWFVFPLLLAATPLLAGCPASMSGAAYSREQARQVQEVQMGVVESVREVVIEGTKSVVGPAAGAAVGGIAGSNLGQGKGSTVGAIVGAVAGGVVGGAIEEGVTRTKGLEITVKLDNGRLIAVTQAADETFRPGDRVRVLTGGGVTRVTH